AGTATTCCGATAAGGATATCCCTTGCTACAGGCACCCCCGCCCGCATGGCAATACCGTTGTAGTCGATCACTATGTAGAGGGCGCTCAGTACACCCACAAAGGAAAAAAGATAGTCGATTAACGGAATACGGTCTGTGATCGAGAAGAAGGAAAGATGCCTCTTGGGATGCTTGATGCATGGAATAAGAAGAAAGACAAGCGCCATGGCAAAGGCAAGATGGATTGCCCGTATCTTTGTGCTGTCAAGGATAATAAAACCTGCGAGGGCAAGCTGGAAGAGCGCCCAGGAGATCGCAATAAAACCGACAAGGAAGGACTCACGTCTTCTGAGCCTCCGGATATCACCCGTTTCCGCCCTGAGGATCTCTTCTGCATACCTCTTGCCGTCTTCCGGACTCATATGATTATAGTACGCGGTACAGGGTAAGGAAAGACTTCACACGTTCCTGTCAGCCCGTCCTTAAACTTGAGCATCTGTCTCTACAAGTGGAGAAACAATCACTCCTGAATGAGTTTTGGATCGATATACTTCAGAAGACCGGCCTCTTTATAGTACTTCAGGGCGCCCCTGTGAATGGGTGCGGAAAGGCCCTGGAGCATATTCTCCTTTGTGAGCACCGAATAAGCAGGATGTAACTTCTTGAAGGCCTCAAGATTATCAAAGACCTCCTTTGTAATTGCATAGACAATCCTCTCATCCACGTTCTTTGAGGTCACCAGGGTTGCCTTTACTCCTATGCTTTCCACATCCTCCTTGTTGAGGGCATTAGGATAGAATTTGATGGGGATTATGGTTTTGGCATAATAGGGATACTTCTTAAGAAGCGCATCAACCCACTTCCCCTTAATCGGGACAATTCGCACCTTAATCCTCCCTGACGTGGCCTCCTTTATGTTTCCGTTTGGATGGCCCACGGTATAGAAGAAGGCGTCGATCTTTTCATCCTGGAGAAGCCCGGGCGCCTCAACGGCCTTCACCTGCTCAACATGGAGGCTATCAAGCCCTACACCTGCTGCAGAGAGGATATCCTTTGAGTTCTGAAGCTGGCCCGACCCCGGATTGCCGATGTTTACCCTCTTACCCTTGAGATCCTTTACAGACCTTATGCCGCTCTGTGCCGATGCAATAAGGGTGATCGATTCCGGATGGATTGAAAAGACTGACCTCAGGTCCTTCTGAGGTCCCCTTTTTGACCACTCGGCCAGACCATTGTATGCCTGGTACTGCCTGTCTGACTGTGCAATGCCAAACTCAAGGTCTCCGGATAACACCGCATTGATATTGTAAACGGACCCGGCAGTCGACTCTACCGTTGCCTTGATACCATACTCTTTGAACTTCTTGTTTATCATCCTGCTGATGGCTCCACCGGTAGGATAGTAGACACCGGTTACACCACCGGTACCTATTGTAACGAACACCCTCCCGTACGCAGGAGAATACGAAGCGGAAAGGAAAAGGAAAAGACTTAACAATGCAAACAGTTTTTTCATGGCCTTACCCCCATAGTTTTTATCGGAATTTCTCCGGAGATTGGGGAATAATAACATAATTACTGAATTTTCTCAATA
Above is a genomic segment from bacterium BMS3Abin08 containing:
- a CDS encoding NMT1/THI5 like protein, whose product is MLLFPNLRRNSDKNYGGKAMKKLFALLSLFLFLSASYSPAYGRVFVTIGTGGVTGVYYPTGGAISRMINKKFKEYGIKATVESTAGSVYNINAVLSGDLEFGIAQSDRQYQAYNGLAEWSKRGPQKDLRSVFSIHPESITLIASAQSGIRSVKDLKGKRVNIGNPGSGQLQNSKDILSAAGVGLDSLHVEQVKAVEAPGLLQDEKIDAFFYTVGHPNGNIKEATSGRIKVRIVPIKGKWVDALLKKYPYYAKTIIPIKFYPNALNKEDVESIGVKATLVTSKNVDERIVYAITKEVFDNLEAFKKLHPAYSVLTKENMLQGLSAPIHRGALKYYKEAGLLKYIDPKLIQE